A window of Thermococcus sp. LS1 genomic DNA:
GGACAGGTTTCTACAACCGCATCTCCGCCGTTCCAGCGGGCGTGCATTGTAATGGGGATTATGTACTCTCCCGGCGTGACCTCACTTACATTCACGTGGCCGGTGAACGTGTATTCATTCCCCGAAGCTATCATTCGCTCGGCACCGTCTTCCGTTTCTATGAACATATCGACGTTGCCTGGAAGATCTGAGTAGTCCGGATCGAGCGATATCCAAACGTCCTTCATCTCGTTCAGATAGTTTCTTGCCGTCAGTGCATCAAAGTCAGTCTCACTGTAAGGACTAACCTCAACAACTGCGGCGTAGCCGTTTTCACAGTCAAAGCCGAGGTACTCCTTATCATGGGGGACGACAGTGGCCTTGACTTCTCTCGATGCCTCAAAGCTTACAAAGGTTCCACTGGAGCCTACGAGAATCAGCGATGCCAGTGCGAACGTTATAATAATTGAGAACAGAGCTTTCATATCCTAAACACCTCCGCTATCTCTCTAAAGAAGGAACTCCTCCTTCTCCTGATTCTAAGGACATCTTCGTTTCCGATGCCTGAGACCAGGTAGAGCACTCCGAGAAATGCTGATATTTCGAGCAGAATTGCCATGAGCGGCACCATTGGATGAACCCTGTAGAGGGGCTCCATAACTGAAGTCGGAAGAAGTGGGAGGTACGCGTTAACCTGTAGCCTGGGGGAATACATTGCGGTTGTCTGTGGTGCCCTGAGGGTTACTGTAATGGATTCGTCCTCTCCCCCGCCCAGCTTGAACCCATCCTTTGATACGCCCGTTATCGTTGGTCCCGGCGAGACGTAATACAACATGGGGTATACGTTGCTGTTCTTTATGGTGACCTTCTGCTGGAACTCTTCACCTGGGAGATACCAGCCCTCCCTGAGGCCTCCGGCGGACGTCACCGAGTATGTGATAGGAATGACCTCCCACGAAACAAGGGTTGAGACAGCCACCATAAGAAGGAGGAACACCGATGTCAGTGCGTAGAGTGTCTTGAACTTTACCGTGATTTTTTTCTGGCTTTTCCTGGAATGTCTGGCCGTTTCGTCTCCGGTGAATGCCAAGATGCCAATTACTATCAGAAGCCCTGCAAGAAGTACCTTGCCCCTGTCCGAGAGGCCTGTTCCAAAATAGTTTCCGAGTTGGGGTATCCTTAACGGGGCACCGTTAAGGGTAATCACCGTGCCGGCTATTCTGTCCCCAGGTATTGGGGGGATA
This region includes:
- a CDS encoding signal peptidase I gives rise to the protein MKRILEYTVLAIIGVLVTGSLVGMLLDRPVFISYAYSGSMEPTINKGDIFFINPLARSPEAGDIIVFQTGNVWTVHRVYAVTEGGYITKGDNNIATDQQSHNIPPIPGDRIAGTVITLNGAPLRIPQLGNYFGTGLSDRGKVLLAGLLIVIGILAFTGDETARHSRKSQKKITVKFKTLYALTSVFLLLMVAVSTLVSWEVIPITYSVTSAGGLREGWYLPGEEFQQKVTIKNSNVYPMLYYVSPGPTITGVSKDGFKLGGGEDESITVTLRAPQTTAMYSPRLQVNAYLPLLPTSVMEPLYRVHPMVPLMAILLEISAFLGVLYLVSGIGNEDVLRIRRRRSSFFREIAEVFRI